The region CCGGCCGCTGCCACATGAGCGCGTCGACGCTGAGCCGCATCGAGACCGGTGGCCGTCGCATCTCGATCGACCAGCTCGTGCCGATCGCGCGCGCCCTCGACTCCACGCTGGACGAGCTGGTCGACACCAGCGAGGACGAGGACGTCGTCATCCGCCCGCACCGCGATCGTGCCCACGGCATGACCCGCTGGGTGCTCTCGAAGCCGGACGGGCCGCGCGGCCTCACCGTGGCCAAGCTGCGCTACACCGCGCGGACGCCCCGGGGGGAGCTGCGCGTACACCCCGGCCACGACTGGTTCACGGTGCTGTCCGGCACGGCGCGGCTGCACCTCGGCTCCCGGGTGATCCTGGTCGAGACCGGCCAGGCCGCGCAGTTCGACTGCATGACCCCGCACGCCG is a window of Jatrophihabitans endophyticus DNA encoding:
- a CDS encoding helix-turn-helix domain-containing protein, giving the protein MTQEDLDAVIRARIRGLRLARGWSLDALAGRCHMSASTLSRIETGGRRISIDQLVPIARALDSTLDELVDTSEDEDVVIRPHRDRAHGMTRWVLSKPDGPRGLTVAKLRYTARTPRGELRVHPGHDWFTVLSGTARLHLGSRVILVETGQAAQFDCMTPHAVTAHDGPVEILAILDHEGRRSHLAAVDLTGVD